ACCTCACGTTGATGACAGTCCGAGCCCGGAGGACACAACACCAGTCCATGCTAAGGATATGCGAGTGCACTAACTTGCCATACTTACAATAACtctttgattaaatatattttagttggACAAACGCCCTGaccaatttgaaaataaattcaaaatggcgCGCATTTATTTTTAACCCAAATGAGATATTAAGTCATCCTTCTGTTTGAAATAACAGAATTTTATGAAGTTTATTCGAGACAATCCAtctaattatgtatttaatcaaaaatcagtTCTAACAAAAGTACGTAAAGTGAAAAAATCTGTTCTTTGTAACGACGTAGATAATCATGTGGCAAGTATAAGGCAAGTATGTCGATTGATCGCATTTGCTATTAATGggaaaaaatatgaaatgttaTAGATTTGTAGAAGGTTATTAAACCACAGTGGATATGTAGCCCTTGCATtattcataagaaaaaaaaaatgttttgtctATGGAATAAGACAGactttgtaattttgtagtttttccaacatttttcataaaaaataactaatttcatTGTGACTCTGAATTCCGATAAATAATCATAGGTATCTGACGcaaaattataacataaatattatctattaaatCTACAAGTTCCTTCAAGTTCCTTTTTTTGTCTGTGGTTTTCACTAGGCGAGGCGCActtgaatttatataaattttgactatgataaaatattataattaatgattgTAAAAGAGCTTTTAATGTAAACTGTAACCCTGTCTACAACCAAATGAAATAtctttacttataatatagaataatatattttataatgttacaCAATTTCAGATGTTTAGATTTTTAATGTAGGTAGTAATAATGTGTGTAggactttattatttatatatattatacagaaaCATATTTGCAAACGTAtcaaatttatatacaagatttaATAGACGTCATTTTAAAATATCCTAAGACCTCTTTGAAACTGGAAGCCAAATAAATGTTTTCTTCGAATTGcacagatattttattaaaacgtaAATGTTGCAAAGTTGCCTACCATTTTAGTGTCTACTACTACGTCTTGACTACGAAATAATTGGTTTtaagataaagataattaatcaGTATGAATGAATATAACCACACCTATATAGCGtcctatataaataaataatgtattttaaaaaaaaaattgtttgttttatttatatccaTGCTAATATTggaaaagtttatttattaatgatatgaCTTTGCTCATGCTTTTCACTCTTGGACttggatgttaaaaaaaaactagaaagaattgatttttttgtttttctttatgaaagggCATGTCTACAAAATAATTGCAACTCAACTTAAGTGTTACAATAAGCCATAAAAAAACCTCTTATCCTAGGTTGtcactaaaacatacataaatataataacaaccaagattcgaataaaatatattatacatagactgcactaaaagtatcgggaatggaatatttccactgttcctgtcatattaaaatctttttaattgaaaactctttggtttcaaaaatcgaataccatttatttatttaaaaaaagattctcggtcttatcacaaggtcttgtcaaacttgtttagtcgttgagaaaatggaattgactcgagaaaattctagagcgatgatttattatgactttcgaagtggtttaacacaaacacagtgtgttgaccggatgatttctgcatttggtgatgaagccccatccaaaaccacaatttatcgctggtttgctgaatttcaacgtggacctgtcaagctcagtgatgatccccgtcaatgtcgtccaaaaactgcagtcaccaaaaaaaatgttgatgGTGTGCGtcagctgattgaggaagatcgacatgtgacataccgcgatattcaggcaactttagacattggcatgagtcaaatacaaaatataatcttGCATTAACAAATAggtttaaaaaagttttttcccgatggataccgcatttgctctgtaaagagcaaaaagcggctggcgttacttggtgcgtcagaatccttgaaagattccacgcaggatcctcaaatgctgtaacaaaatcgtatcaggtgacgaatcctggatatacgcgtacgaacccgaaacaaccagtcacgagtttgggtgctcgaaaatgagttaaagggAACAAAAGTTGTTCGttcggagtgttgcaaaaaaaatggttgccacgtttgtctccaaaaccggccatgttgcgactattcctcttgagggacaaagaacggtttatgcagaatggtatgctagcatttgtttgccacatgTCATTtttgaactccgtaaagagaactgcaaccgtcacatcatcctccatcacgacaatgcgagttctcacaccgaacacagaacaaaagagtttttagagcaagaaaaaaTAGAactattagaccatccgccctaatgatttctatactttccctaaaataaagaataaattgcgtggtccgagattttcatcacctgaagaagctgtggacgcctacaaaacggccattttggagaccccaacttccgaatggaatggttgcttcaatgattggctccatcgtatggaaaaatgtgtcaaatttcgcggagaatacttacTTAGAAaggcaataaatacatttttaaatagtaatgttgtgtcacttccttgattcccgaaattttcagtgccgcatAAGGGtacctattataaaaaataaaagaaaataaacatatgtAAATGAGGTATAATATTGTTACTTATTTTGGTAGGGTTGTCAAGTTAATGGATAAATTATATCTTATCGTTTAGTTTAGGTATTtgaaagatatatatattttaaaagcatattgaaaaaaatacctTATTCGCTCCTGCAATTGCAGGAGATGTAATAACTATTTCCAAGGATGTTTTGGAGGAATAGAACATATTGAAGCAGCTTTATGAATGGTGAATAATAACTCTCCACCAATGGCAAAAAAACAAATAGTGCTAAAGAATTTTAGAGCGAagtttcaaaatacaaaaacccAGCTAGGATGTTGCATTCAGCAATATTATGAAATCGCCATCTACCTGCTAGGCTTGCCATTTTCTATTGAgcgttgtaaaaaaaataaacagaagAACAGACTATTTACTACGACTGAACATATAATGACAGTCACATAATAATAAGTGCGTCATACCGACAGTAGGTTAAGTTTAGTGATTAGGTTTCAACCCACCGTTGAAATGAATGGTTCAAATCAAAAGTATCAGAAATTTCAAACGATTTACATGAGTCATCTTAAGTATTTAAATCACGATAAGCTTAATATGattcaatttgttttatttcctgttaaaaaaaaatgttgcaaatacatataattttgaAGAAAACATACTTGAATATGGGGGAATATGAAATAAATCAATCTAGCAAACCTGAGACTCAACTAATCTTAATGATCCCGTGCCCCGTGCcaccaataaatttaaaaaaaactgatctTTTATGTTTGTCTATAAACTTgtatcccgtgccactaaataaataataaaataacctaaAACCTAGCTTCCAtggtcatgaaaaaaaaaatacataacctTAAAGTAAACCTATATTTTTTCGCGACTTAGTGCTCGCGTCGCgttgatattattattgaatatttttcgaaagaacttattaatttattaggaACATTGAGATACATATCCTATCAGGTTCtatatcatatttttaatagtttaatcATGGAATCACCTGTTTCGGCGTTTGCTATTTACAAATCTCATAAAGCAAATAACAAACAGAAGAAAGAGTCTAAGAAAGCtaggaaaaataaaaataaatatccaaCTCCATCAAGACCGCTTACCGAAGAACTTCGTGCTGAAACAGTTATGAATATTGGAAAGAAACTTAagcaacaaaacaaaaaaatcaaagactcaaaaaacttaatcaAGAAGAAGtcacataaaaagaaaaaaaataagctaaGTGAGAagtttaaaaatcataaaataaagtctGACGTTAGTGCTAATCTGTCTGATAATGAAGATATTCCTGTTCTTATACCAGGTCCTTCTAAGCCAATAGCTAGTGCATTAGATAATACTGATAATTGTTCACACTCTAGTGATGGTATAGAATTTATCCCAGTGCAAACTGACAGCTCAGAAGAGGGTCTCAAGCTTTTCAAATGGATGATAGCACCTTATAATCCTGAAGAATTTCTGAACAAAATTTGGGAAAAGAAACCCTTGCATATATCAAGAAAGAATTCTAATTATTACAAGGATTTAATTACAACACCCATGATAGATAATATGTTAAGGAATGAGAGTatacaatttacaaaaaatattgatataacttCATATATTGATGGCAAGAGGGAAACACACAATCCTGAAGGAAGAGCTCATCCACATTTGGTATGGGACTTTTATTTGAATGGTTGCAGCATTCGTTTGTTAAATCCACAGACTTATATTCCTCAATTACATTTGCTAAATGCAACACTACAAGAATtcttcaactcttttgttggTGCAAATGCATATTTAACCCCACCTGATAGTCAAGGATTTGCTCCTCATTATGATGATATTGAAGCATTTATCCTTCAAACTGAAGGTAAAAAACACTGGCGTATTTATAGACCTAGGGAAGAAAATGAAGTATTACCTCGAGTTTCTTCAAAGAATTTTAGTGATGAAGAAATTGGTGAACCTATTCTTGAAATTACATTAGAAGCTGGAGATATGCTGTACTTTCCGAGGGGTTATATCCACCAAGGCATCACTATAAATGGTGAGCATTCGCTGCATGTTACTATCAGTATGTACCAGAAACATTCATGGGCTGATTTGTTTGAGAAAATGATTCCTGCAGCACTCCAAATGGCAGTTACCGAAAATATAGACCTTAGAAGTGGACTACCATTTGATCTTTATGATAACTTTGGTTTAGTTCATTCAGATGCTAACACACCAAGAAAAGCTGAGATAATGCAAATTATCTTGacaaaatttgataaaattaagcAATATTTACCAATCAATGAAGCTGTTGATCAAATGGGTAAGAATTATCAAAGAGATGCACTACCTCCTGTTTTGAGTGATGTAGAAAAAGCTGTGACAGTATTTGGAGATACAGATGTTATGATTGATGGGGGTAAAGTGATAAATAGAGTGGAAATGAGTTTAGATACTAAAATAAGATTGTTACGTAAGAATATACTGAGGATGGTATCAGAGGATTGCataaggctttattattatgctGAAAACTCTTTAGAATACCATGGAAATGAACTGACATTTTTAGAGATTGATGATGATATGGCGCCTgctatagaaaatttaataatatcttatccAGAGTATGTAAGTATTGAAAACTTAGATTTACCAAATGATACTGACAAGTTGCAAATAGCTGATGCTCTATGGAACAGAGGATTGATTATGACTGAATATCCTTTGGAAAACATAGATGAGGAATAAACTATTTTCAATAACTTaagtacaaatatatttttctaaatacCCTGTAACCATTATGTGATTCAAATATGCTATTTTGCTCAACATATTCCATACTAAATAAAcagtaacaaacataaagaaCACAATCGAAGTCGATAATTGATTTGAATGGATTTGATTTGAAACACTATTACAAGTAATATGTATatcatactattataatatgataataataataatattgacacactttttacacaaattatcttgccccaagttaagcatatatagcctgtgttatgggttacaagacaatcatatatttaatacaataataataaattcatataaacatacataaatacatttaaacatccatgactcggaatcaaacacccatattcattatataaatgcttgcacctaccgggattcgaacccgggacctctagcttagtaggtaggatcactaaccactcggctatacaggtcggtccttttttttttaaataatatgatgtCTCATATAATAAAACTGTGTTTTAGCAATAGCAACATATGGAATATTGGATTTATAGTCCAAAATCAACCTTTTCGGGTGTTTTGTCTCTCTAAATAGCATATGGCAAGCAATGTTACGTTCCTGCACAATTTTTTGTATACCTCTGTGGAGTGTTTGATTCTATCTGTTCAAAGCTATACCCACATTATTTGCCTTCATTCTATTATAACTTCAAAGGGACATAGCACTCctcaataacaaaataaaattagaaatcgAATGAGGTTGTGTGGATTTCGTCATTAAGTTAATTAT
This portion of the Leptidea sinapis chromosome 32, ilLepSina1.1, whole genome shotgun sequence genome encodes:
- the LOC126974425 gene encoding bifunctional lysine-specific demethylase and histidyl-hydroxylase NO66 is translated as MESPVSAFAIYKSHKANNKQKKESKKARKNKNKYPTPSRPLTEELRAETVMNIGKKLKQQNKKIKDSKNLIKKKSHKKKKNKLSEKFKNHKIKSDVSANLSDNEDIPVLIPGPSKPIASALDNTDNCSHSSDGIEFIPVQTDSSEEGLKLFKWMIAPYNPEEFLNKIWEKKPLHISRKNSNYYKDLITTPMIDNMLRNESIQFTKNIDITSYIDGKRETHNPEGRAHPHLVWDFYLNGCSIRLLNPQTYIPQLHLLNATLQEFFNSFVGANAYLTPPDSQGFAPHYDDIEAFILQTEGKKHWRIYRPREENEVLPRVSSKNFSDEEIGEPILEITLEAGDMLYFPRGYIHQGITINGEHSLHVTISMYQKHSWADLFEKMIPAALQMAVTENIDLRSGLPFDLYDNFGLVHSDANTPRKAEIMQIILTKFDKIKQYLPINEAVDQMGKNYQRDALPPVLSDVEKAVTVFGDTDVMIDGGKVINRVEMSLDTKIRLLRKNILRMVSEDCIRLYYYAENSLEYHGNELTFLEIDDDMAPAIENLIISYPEYVSIENLDLPNDTDKLQIADALWNRGLIMTEYPLENIDEE